One window from the genome of Clarias gariepinus isolate MV-2021 ecotype Netherlands chromosome 15, CGAR_prim_01v2, whole genome shotgun sequence encodes:
- the mapk8ip1b gene encoding C-Jun-amino-terminal kinase-interacting protein 1 isoform X1 produces the protein MNDRAEDGGEGWMEDQWEKWLTHDISLEEFEDEDLSEITEIKDERGLSLNCNGLDIKGHVMRPSSSAARRAEPGAAGSVCSETRPLEMIRGAEGKTHSGDTHATSSTRSKDTYTMDTYRPKRPTTLNLFPQAPRTQDTLNNNSFGKKYSWQEKVSHSTSPQKPGVAAAREHICLSDEDKIKTETKDCGTSTDTPTKRPAPPRQPAPPVAPPTKASACGQSGHCERVRYHADVRVEATEEIYLTPVRPGRMSVIGDGEAPPPYHPPFYGKANTGIMQDEEEEPPPSYASCVAASASLDLRSRRRRNNRGRAEVRRRGAKEHEEEEEEDEEETRISSNGLSYDSVKYTLVVDEDAQLELVSLKECFHSYSDDSDTATVYDNCVSSPYGENFEDEEVDVPGVYGARGARMGGAKREATACLSEDSTPEADIPFSRKFLNIFMNGRSRSSSSESFGLFSCLVNGEERDQSHRAVYRFIPRHEDELEMEVDDPLLIEVQADDFWYEGYNMRTGARGIFPAYYAVEVSKEPEQVKKAVSSADWMETFTLKFLGSVQVPYHKGNEVLCAAMQKVANNRRLTLHYNPPSSCVLEINMKGVKLVVQDEYGVYDRSSQGSHFFQLKNISFCGYHPKNNKYFGFITKHPADQRFACHVFVSENPTKTLAEAVGKAFQLYYKEFVEFSCPTEDIYLE, from the exons ATGAACGACAGAGCAGAGGACGGAGGAGAGGGCTGGATGGAGGACCAGTGGGAGAAATG GTTGACCCATGACATAAGTCTAGAGGAGTTTGAAGATGAGGATTTGTCAGAAATCACAGAGATCAAAGACGAGCGAGGGCTCAGCCTCAACTGTAACGGCCTTGACATCAAG GGTCACGTGATGCGGCCGTCCAGTAGCGCCGCTCGGAGGGCGGAGCCAGGCGCGGCGGGGAGTGTCTGCTCAGAGACGCGTCCCTTAGAGATGATCAGAGGAGCAGAAGGAAAAACACACAGTGGTGACACACACGCCACGAGCTCCACACGCTCCAAGGACACGTACACCATGGACACGTACCGACCCAAACGGCCCACCACCCTCAACCTGTTCCCACAGGCGCCCCGCACACAG gaCACGTTAAACAACAACTCATTTGGAAAGAAGTACAGCTGGCAGGAGAAAGTCTCACACTCCACCTCACCGCAAAAACCAG gcgTTGCGGCGGCTCGTGAGCACATCTGTCTGAGTGACGAGGACAAAATCAAAACCGAGACCAAAGACTGCGGCACTTCGACTGACACGCCCACCAAACGTCCAGCCCCTCCCAGACAGCCTGCTCCACCCGTAGCCCCGCCCACTAAAGCCAGTGCTTGTGGGCAGTCAGGGCACTGTGAGCGTGTTCGCTATCACGCGGATGTTCGTGTAGAAGCCACTGAGGAGATCTACCTGACTCCTGTTAGACCAGGCCGCATGTCAGTCATCGGTGACGGTGAGGCCCCGCCTCCTTATCATCCCCCCTTTTATGGAAAAGCGAACACGGGGATTATGCAGGATGAAGAGGAGGAGCCTCCGCCGTCTTATGCGTCCTGCGTGGCGGCCTCTGCATCACTCGATCTCAGGAGCAGGAGAAGAAGAAACAATCGAGGACGTGCAGAGGTCAGGAGGAGAGGAGCCAAGGAACacgaagaggaggaggaggaagacgaAGAGGAAACTAGGATTTCGTCGAATGGACTCTCGTACGATTCAGTTAAATACACGCTTGTGGTGGACGAGGACGCGCAGCTGGAACTCGTGAGCCTGAAGGAGTGCTTTCACAGCTACAGCGATGACAGCGACACGGCCACGGTGTACGACAACTGCGTCTCGTCACCGTACGGAGAGAACTTTGAGGACGAGGAAGTGGATGTACCTGGAGTGTATGGTGCCAGAGGAGCAAGAATGGGCGGAGCCAAGCGGGAAGCGACTGCTTGTTTATCAGAAGACTCCACGCCTGAGGCAGATATTCCGTTTTCTAGAAAGTTCCTCAACATCTTTATGAATGGCCGATCGCGCTCTTCCA GTTCGGAGTCGTTTGGATTGTTTTCCTGCCTTGTTAACGGAGAGGAGAGAGATCAGAGTCATCGGGCCGTGTACAG GTTCATCCCCCGTCATGAGGACGAGTTGGAGATGGAAGTGGACGATCCTTTACTCATAGAGGTTCAGGCTGATGATTTCTGGTACGAAGGCTACAACATGCGGACCGGAGCCCGGGGGATTTTCCCTGCGTACTACGCCGTGGAAGTGAGCAAGGAGCCGGAGCAGGTGAAAAAAGCAG TGAGCAGCGCAGACTGGATGGAGACGTTTACCCTGAAATTCCTCGGCTCTGTCCAGGTGCCCTACCACAAAGGGAACGAGGTCCTCTGTGCAGCCATGCAGAAG GTTGCAAACAACAGAAGGCTGACTCTGCATTATAATCCACCTTCGTCCTGTGTGTTGGAAATCAACATGAAAGGAGTGAAACTTGTAGTGCAGGACGAGTACGGAGTATACGacaga agtagTCAGGGCAGTCACTTCTTCCAGCTGAAGAACATCTCGTTCTGTGGTTATCACCCGAAAAACAACAA
- the mapk8ip1b gene encoding C-Jun-amino-terminal kinase-interacting protein 1 isoform X2 produces the protein MRPSSSAARRAEPGAAGSVCSETRPLEMIRGAEGKTHSGDTHATSSTRSKDTYTMDTYRPKRPTTLNLFPQAPRTQDTLNNNSFGKKYSWQEKVSHSTSPQKPGVAAAREHICLSDEDKIKTETKDCGTSTDTPTKRPAPPRQPAPPVAPPTKASACGQSGHCERVRYHADVRVEATEEIYLTPVRPGRMSVIGDGEAPPPYHPPFYGKANTGIMQDEEEEPPPSYASCVAASASLDLRSRRRRNNRGRAEVRRRGAKEHEEEEEEDEEETRISSNGLSYDSVKYTLVVDEDAQLELVSLKECFHSYSDDSDTATVYDNCVSSPYGENFEDEEVDVPGVYGARGARMGGAKREATACLSEDSTPEADIPFSRKFLNIFMNGRSRSSSSESFGLFSCLVNGEERDQSHRAVYRFIPRHEDELEMEVDDPLLIEVQADDFWYEGYNMRTGARGIFPAYYAVEVSKEPEQVKKAVSSADWMETFTLKFLGSVQVPYHKGNEVLCAAMQKVANNRRLTLHYNPPSSCVLEINMKGVKLVVQDEYGVYDRSSQGSHFFQLKNISFCGYHPKNNKYFGFITKHPADQRFACHVFVSENPTKTLAEAVGKAFQLYYKEFVEFSCPTEDIYLE, from the exons ATGCGGCCGTCCAGTAGCGCCGCTCGGAGGGCGGAGCCAGGCGCGGCGGGGAGTGTCTGCTCAGAGACGCGTCCCTTAGAGATGATCAGAGGAGCAGAAGGAAAAACACACAGTGGTGACACACACGCCACGAGCTCCACACGCTCCAAGGACACGTACACCATGGACACGTACCGACCCAAACGGCCCACCACCCTCAACCTGTTCCCACAGGCGCCCCGCACACAG gaCACGTTAAACAACAACTCATTTGGAAAGAAGTACAGCTGGCAGGAGAAAGTCTCACACTCCACCTCACCGCAAAAACCAG gcgTTGCGGCGGCTCGTGAGCACATCTGTCTGAGTGACGAGGACAAAATCAAAACCGAGACCAAAGACTGCGGCACTTCGACTGACACGCCCACCAAACGTCCAGCCCCTCCCAGACAGCCTGCTCCACCCGTAGCCCCGCCCACTAAAGCCAGTGCTTGTGGGCAGTCAGGGCACTGTGAGCGTGTTCGCTATCACGCGGATGTTCGTGTAGAAGCCACTGAGGAGATCTACCTGACTCCTGTTAGACCAGGCCGCATGTCAGTCATCGGTGACGGTGAGGCCCCGCCTCCTTATCATCCCCCCTTTTATGGAAAAGCGAACACGGGGATTATGCAGGATGAAGAGGAGGAGCCTCCGCCGTCTTATGCGTCCTGCGTGGCGGCCTCTGCATCACTCGATCTCAGGAGCAGGAGAAGAAGAAACAATCGAGGACGTGCAGAGGTCAGGAGGAGAGGAGCCAAGGAACacgaagaggaggaggaggaagacgaAGAGGAAACTAGGATTTCGTCGAATGGACTCTCGTACGATTCAGTTAAATACACGCTTGTGGTGGACGAGGACGCGCAGCTGGAACTCGTGAGCCTGAAGGAGTGCTTTCACAGCTACAGCGATGACAGCGACACGGCCACGGTGTACGACAACTGCGTCTCGTCACCGTACGGAGAGAACTTTGAGGACGAGGAAGTGGATGTACCTGGAGTGTATGGTGCCAGAGGAGCAAGAATGGGCGGAGCCAAGCGGGAAGCGACTGCTTGTTTATCAGAAGACTCCACGCCTGAGGCAGATATTCCGTTTTCTAGAAAGTTCCTCAACATCTTTATGAATGGCCGATCGCGCTCTTCCA GTTCGGAGTCGTTTGGATTGTTTTCCTGCCTTGTTAACGGAGAGGAGAGAGATCAGAGTCATCGGGCCGTGTACAG GTTCATCCCCCGTCATGAGGACGAGTTGGAGATGGAAGTGGACGATCCTTTACTCATAGAGGTTCAGGCTGATGATTTCTGGTACGAAGGCTACAACATGCGGACCGGAGCCCGGGGGATTTTCCCTGCGTACTACGCCGTGGAAGTGAGCAAGGAGCCGGAGCAGGTGAAAAAAGCAG TGAGCAGCGCAGACTGGATGGAGACGTTTACCCTGAAATTCCTCGGCTCTGTCCAGGTGCCCTACCACAAAGGGAACGAGGTCCTCTGTGCAGCCATGCAGAAG GTTGCAAACAACAGAAGGCTGACTCTGCATTATAATCCACCTTCGTCCTGTGTGTTGGAAATCAACATGAAAGGAGTGAAACTTGTAGTGCAGGACGAGTACGGAGTATACGacaga agtagTCAGGGCAGTCACTTCTTCCAGCTGAAGAACATCTCGTTCTGTGGTTATCACCCGAAAAACAACAA